A portion of the Candidatus Saccharimonadales bacterium genome contains these proteins:
- a CDS encoding carbohydrate binding domain-containing protein: VGGVVTIQGGAGGATSGAGGGVQIFAGSATSGPGNGGNIDITAGTGAGAAAGGTITLTGGTISSFSGGKITISGGNNGAGFLTLQGGNSTGAGLPNGGNVLIQGGTNDAGLGTPGRVIVRPQASNDAVSIFVVENTNQANLINVDSSTTANLILNPDFENTTTGWALKGSATIARDTSNRVQGNSSLAITTTAAANDGAKYTGFQLAGSTTYTFHFFAKLSTGSMTTFKAGRSDNGSTDTDCLTAQTVTTTWTRFECTFTTGTVSGTRYVYVKQSDAVARTIYIDAVQLEQSSSATSFSPGGALQLLGLIDSPVRIKPLEDSSRVFNIQNSAGANIFNVDTTSSIVTLGQSANSNAVQVGSNNSGSLLVTPSANASAGVSITGTRGKLVVGDGTLDTGVALTVELGSSTADALDIQNSSNVNFLTVSNTGAVLSKNTSNSASAFVIQNSTGTPLFTADTSAMTVTVAALTVTGDITVNGHIVSGGTAPTASAGAAACTSPGSPSVSGTDVAGTVTIQVGTSCSGVTLPGTVVTVNFHTTYGSAPRVVLTPANTASAAIQYFNGTTGATSFTIDTNTAPTDSGTYIYNYLVIK, translated from the coding sequence TGTTGGCGGCGTTGTGACGATCCAAGGCGGGGCTGGTGGGGCCACTAGTGGTGCGGGTGGTGGCGTCCAAATCTTTGCTGGCTCGGCTACCTCCGGTCCAGGCAATGGCGGTAACATCGATATCACTGCCGGGACCGGTGCTGGTGCTGCAGCCGGTGGGACGATAACTTTAACCGGCGGTACCATCAGCAGCTTTAGTGGGGGCAAGATAACAATAAGTGGCGGTAATAACGGTGCAGGGTTTCTGACCCTACAGGGCGGCAATAGTACGGGCGCTGGGCTGCCCAACGGGGGTAACGTCTTAATTCAGGGCGGTACGAACGATGCTGGTCTCGGCACACCGGGTCGTGTCATCGTGCGCCCGCAAGCTAGCAATGATGCCGTATCGATCTTCGTGGTCGAAAACACCAACCAAGCTAACTTAATCAATGTTGATAGTTCAACCACGGCTAACCTGATCTTAAACCCCGATTTTGAGAATACTACCACCGGTTGGGCGCTCAAGGGTAGCGCAACCATTGCCAGGGATACTTCGAATCGGGTTCAGGGCAATTCCTCTTTAGCCATAACTACGACCGCCGCAGCTAATGACGGTGCCAAATACACTGGTTTTCAGTTGGCAGGTTCAACCACCTATACTTTCCACTTCTTTGCCAAACTCTCGACCGGCAGCATGACGACCTTTAAGGCTGGACGCTCTGATAATGGCTCGACGGATACAGATTGTTTAACCGCCCAAACCGTGACAACAACCTGGACGCGCTTTGAGTGCACCTTTACTACCGGTACCGTTTCCGGCACCCGCTATGTTTACGTCAAACAATCCGATGCTGTGGCCAGGACCATTTACATCGATGCCGTTCAGCTGGAGCAATCATCATCAGCTACGTCCTTTAGCCCCGGCGGCGCCTTGCAATTGCTTGGCCTGATCGATTCGCCGGTGCGCATCAAACCGTTGGAAGACAGCTCGCGGGTCTTCAACATCCAAAACTCGGCTGGAGCTAACATCTTTAACGTTGATACCACCAGCTCTATCGTCACTCTGGGCCAAAGTGCCAACAGCAATGCCGTCCAAGTGGGATCGAATAACTCCGGGAGCCTGCTTGTGACACCCAGCGCTAACGCTTCGGCCGGTGTGTCTATTACTGGGACCAGAGGCAAATTGGTGGTTGGCGATGGTACCCTGGATACTGGCGTAGCCCTAACGGTCGAGTTGGGTTCGAGCACCGCCGACGCCCTAGACATTCAAAATTCCTCGAACGTCAACTTCTTAACCGTTAGTAATACTGGAGCGGTCCTATCTAAAAACACTAGTAACTCAGCATCGGCCTTTGTGATCCAGAATTCGACTGGCACACCCCTCTTTACCGCTGACACTAGCGCCATGACTGTGACTGTCGCTGCCCTAACGGTTACTGGCGATATCACCGTCAACGGCCACATCGTTAGTGGTGGGACTGCGCCGACAGCTTCGGCTGGAGCGGCGGCTTGTACTTCGCCCGGTAGTCCTTCAGTTAGCGGCACTGACGTAGCTGGCACCGTTACCATTCAAGTTGGCACCAGCTGTTCCGGGGTGACGCTGCCAGGCACCGTTGTGACAGTCAACTTCCATACCACTTATGGCAGCGCTCCTCGAGTGGTCCTAACCCCGGCCAATACTGCCTCGGCTGCTATCCAGTACTTTAATGGCACAACTGGTGCCACTAGCTTCACAATCGATACTAATACTGCTCCAACTGATAGCGGCACCTACATCTATAACTATCTAGTGATTAAATAA